The Hemibagrus wyckioides isolate EC202008001 linkage group LG25, SWU_Hwy_1.0, whole genome shotgun sequence genome has a segment encoding these proteins:
- the LOC131345920 gene encoding bromo adjacent homology domain-containing 1 protein, translating to MSQAQKKVSLSQSCGKGCNHVDGCPHGKTMGRAWPGHCLKEAKALKHTASRDKQKPMEGWLHDGGKTGAKLKKGRPLKVVAKKGKAKVSKKLREERNRKLYPLRRRSNKSKDEALSCHVLLTRLESELHEEEPNAIKKRGRKKKRNKPNENANKTSHTQSKTKHEASSNTIVAQEPRKRRLASLNAEAVNSLLLEKTDVPLSKLPKKQYHETALVFNETDDAKICTLSKAAAQAHKTEMCQNHKKAKKRKSEEKDDIDPSLYTPTPRRLAGLNAAALLKLTSSTTGSKQRVKTDSKGICATGKQTTCCKSRVPQPKKQGLKQALPQGSGAACKIKGSESKLKWEGPSDCHCLAKPGYRSHGMMGYPIKVVKEEQVETELGSCYCCSTEGSVEYCHRLALYLSQKACSETDEHPVASVKHECLVAPSSLTHPALTLSAHPCLCADPCYSSYYVHFANHGPRSVCLSTQPIPCAHSSMCPSRVPASKLLSSSVSHASGISHPAFCSPVRSPCCSEGCRVGSYTFSAMQPVTSRACSYATGCSNCSHQIKTEGCSSPQGDQSSSLLVPPALPHSGCPLPRLSPSTTVLPRLLSTLADNRQTEVRHRGPRECPQNTKPPNGSIGARPTKLSQKQPVPCPASAKQQKKVHRHRTTNGWRPFGEPTEKEVFIAGEDMTALRQCYEGVERDGEVIRVRDTVLLRSGPRKKSLPYVAKISALWDDPKTGELMMSLFWYYRPEHTQGGRDPSMHCENEIFASRHQDENSVACIEDRCYVLPLAQYCRFCALVKRRSEGVPDSIPMVPQPTDSAVPTHRLVPDDVDPELVYLCRHVYDFRYGRILKNLQ from the exons ATGAGCCAAGCTCAGAAAAAGGTCTCCCTCAGCCAGAGCTGTGGCAAGGGCTGTAACCATGTAGATGGTTGTCCCCATGGTAAAACCATGGGTAGAGCTTGGCCTGGGCATTGTTTGAAGGAGGCCAAGGCACTAAAGCATACAGCTAGTAGAGACAAGCAAAAGCCCATGGAAGGATGGCTCCATGACGGAGGTAAGACAGGAGCCAAGTTAAAAAAGGGCAGGCCTCTGAAGGTTGTGGCCAAAAAAGGCAAAGCAAAAGTGTCCAAGAAATTGAGGGAAGAGCGGAATAGGAAGCTTTACCCACTACGACGACGAAGTAACAAATCAAAAGACGAGGCCTTAAGTTGCCATGTCCTGCTTACCCGTCTGGAGAGTGAATTACATGAGGAAGAGCcaaatgcaattaaaaaaagaggtcggaaaaaaaagagaaacaaacccAACGAAAACGCCAATAAAACGTCACATACCCAATCAAAAACTAAACATGAAGCAAGTAGTAATACAATTGTAGCTCAGGAGCCCCGTAAACGCCGACTTGCCTCTCTTAATGCTGAAGCAGTCAACAGCCTGCTGCTGGAGAAAACAGATGTACCACTAAGCAAACTCCCTAAGAAACAGTACCATGAGACAGCACTGGTTTTTAATGAAACAGATGATGCAAAAATCTGCACCCTGTCAAAAGCTGCTGCTCAAGCCCACAAGACTGAAATGTGCCAAAACCACAAGAAGGCTAAGAAGCGCAAGTCAGAGGAAAAAGACGACATCGATCCGAGTCTGTACACTCCTACTCCAAGACGCCTTGCTGGACTCAATGCTGCTGCTCTGCTGAAGCTCACGAGCTCCACTACAGGAAGTAAGCAGCGAGTAAAGACAGACAGCAAAGGCATTTGTGCTACAGGGAAGCAGACCACATGCTGTAAATCCCGGGTGCCACAGCCTAAAAAGCAAGGACTCAAACAGGCTTTACCTCAGGGTAGTGGTGCAGCATGCAAGATCAAGGGGAGTGAGTCTAAACTGAAGTGGGAAGGACCTTCTGACTGTCACTGCTTAGCCAAACCAGGGTATCGTTCACATGGCATGATGGGATATCCCATTAAAGTGGTAAAAGAAGAGCAGGTGGAAACTGAGCTTGGTTCTTGTTACTGCTGTTCTACAGAAGGCTCAGTGGAATACTGTCACAGGTTGGCACTTTACCTGAGCCAGAAGGCCTGCAGTGAGACAGATGAGCACCCTGTGGCCTCAGTGAAGCACGAATGCCTGGTTGCCCCGTCTTCACTGACCCACCCAGCCCTCACCCTCAGTGCCCACCCATGCCTGTGTGCAGACCCATGCTACTCGAGTTACTATGTTCACTTTGCAAATCATGGGCCTCGTTCAGTTTGTCTAAGTACGCAGCCAATACCTTGTGCACACAGCTCCATGTGTCCCAGCAGGGTCCCTGCGTCAAAGCTGCTGTCCTCCTCTGTCTCCCACGCCTCAGGAATCTCACACCCTGCCTTCTGCAGTCCTGTGCGCTCTCCATGCTGCAGCGAGGGCTGTAGAGTTGGCAGTTACACTTTCAGCGCTATGCAGCCTGTCACCAGCAGGGCGTGCTCTTATGCCACAGGCTGCTCCAACTGTAGCCATCAAATCAAAACAG AAGGCTGCTCTTCACCTCAAGGGGATCAGAGTTCCTCTTTGCTTGTTCCACCAGCCCTGCCCCATTCTGGCTGCCCGTTACCTAGGTTAAGCCCATCCACCACGGTTCTGCCACGTCTTCTGTCCACTCTTGCagacaacagacagacagaggtcaGGCACCGAGGACCAAGAGAATGCCCTCAAAACACCAAACCACCCAATGGCTCTATTGGTGCAAGACCTACAAAACTGTCTCAGAAACAGCCAGTGCCCTGCCCAGCAAGTGCCAAACAGCAGAAAAAAGTACATCGCCACCGCACCACAAACGGCTGGCGTCCTTTTGGAGAACCCACAGAGAAAGAAGTCTTTATTGCG GGAGAGGACATGACAGCACTGCGACAGTGTTATGAAGGAGTAGAGCGAGATGGAGAGGTGATCcgagtcagagacacagtgctGTTGCGCTCCGGACCGAGGAAGAAATCCTTGCCCTATGTGGCTAAAATATCAGCTCTGTGGGATGACCCtaagacag GAGAGCTGATGATGAGCCTGTTCTGGTACTATcgaccagaacacacacagggaggcagagatcccagcatgcactgtgAG AATGAAATATTCGCCTCTCGACATCAAGATGAAAACAGCGTGGCCTGTATTGAGGACAGATGCTATGTTTTACCTTTAGCACAGTACTGTAG ATTTTGTGCCTTGGTAAAGCGCCGCTCAGAGGGGGTGCCCGACAGCATCCCCATGGTGCCCCAGCCCACTGACAGTGCTGTCCCCACTCACCGACTTGTGCCCGACGACGTTGATCCCGAACTGGTTTACCTATGCCGCCACGTCTACGACTTCCGCTACGGCCGCATACTGAAGAACCTGCAGTAA
- the LOC131345876 gene encoding echinoderm microtubule-associated protein-like 1 isoform X1, translating into MTEGTAAAAAAMADAHMEELVERSEVAEDEEAQLYHDGSLLAPEIDFIDEHSLAHSNMEVTDRLMYLEQRLQMQEDEVQLLKIALADVLKRLNISEAQTAAHTKRGPVKASRPVSLTLPPRTSSSTANSMKKCSSSSLPSSTSLKNYSPLLVSKRGPAGGAKESSSVPASRRTAPPTSTTSTPCKKLQESTKSKETITSVVGTRRVTHCKVTMQIYLSHPAKKTGPTENAVASPVQSSVCPPDKAASEKKKVGAGKKPPCSLSLHRSTCQSPFSPAETPIYKSPIKSPSQYFQICY; encoded by the exons ATGACGGAaggcacagcagcagcagcagcggcgaTGGCAGACGCACACATGGAGGAACTGGTGGAGCGATCTGAAGtggctgaagatgaagaagctCAGCTGTACCATGATGGCTCTCTCTTAGCACCTGAAATAGACTTCATAG ATGAACACAGCTTGGCACACAGTAACATGGAGGTGACAGACAGGCTCATGTACCTAGAGCAGCGCCTCCAGATGCAGGAGGATGAGGTACAGCTGCTGAAGATAGCTCTGGCTGATGTGCTCAAAAGACTCAACATTTCAGAGGCACAAACCGCTGCTCACACCAAAAGAGGGCCTGTTAAAG CATCTAGGCCTGTGTCTTTGACACTGCCACCTAGAACAAGCAGCAGTACAGCCAACTCCATGAAGAAGTGCTCCAGCTCCTcactgccctcttccacatcctTGAAGAATTACAGCCCTTTGCTAGTCAGTAAAAG AGGTCCAGCAGGTGGTGCAAAAGAAAGTTCAAGTGTTCCTGCAAGCCGTCGCACTGCTCCACCGACCAGCACCACCTCAACCCCCTGTAAGAAACTCCAAGAGAG cACTAAATCGAAGGAGACCATCACAAGTGTTGTAG GAACCCGCCGTGTGACTCACTGCAAAG TGACTATGCAGATCTATCTGAGCCACCCAGCAAAAAAGACTGGGCCTACTGAGAATGCAGTTGCTTCACCCGTGCAGTCGAGTGTGTGCCCTCCAGATAAAGCTGCTtcagagaagaagaaagtagGAGCTGGGAAGAAGCCACCCTGCTCACTATCCTTGCACAGGAGCACATGTCAGAGCCCCTTTTCCCCTGCTGAAACCCCCATCTACAAGAGTCCCATCAAGTCCCCTAGCCAGTATTTCCAGatctgttattaa
- the LOC131345876 gene encoding echinoderm microtubule-associated protein-like 1 isoform X2, which yields MTEGTAAAAAAMADAHMEELVERSEVAEDEEAQLYHDGSLLAPEIDFIDEHSLAHSNMEVTDRLMYLEQRLQMQEDEVQLLKIALADVLKRLNISEAQTAAHTKRGPVKASRPVSLTLPPRTSSSTANSMKKCSSSSLPSSTSLKNYSPLLVSKRGPAGGAKESSSVPASRRTAPPTSTTSTPCKKLQESTKSKETITSVVGTRRVTHCKDLSEPPSKKDWAY from the exons ATGACGGAaggcacagcagcagcagcagcggcgaTGGCAGACGCACACATGGAGGAACTGGTGGAGCGATCTGAAGtggctgaagatgaagaagctCAGCTGTACCATGATGGCTCTCTCTTAGCACCTGAAATAGACTTCATAG ATGAACACAGCTTGGCACACAGTAACATGGAGGTGACAGACAGGCTCATGTACCTAGAGCAGCGCCTCCAGATGCAGGAGGATGAGGTACAGCTGCTGAAGATAGCTCTGGCTGATGTGCTCAAAAGACTCAACATTTCAGAGGCACAAACCGCTGCTCACACCAAAAGAGGGCCTGTTAAAG CATCTAGGCCTGTGTCTTTGACACTGCCACCTAGAACAAGCAGCAGTACAGCCAACTCCATGAAGAAGTGCTCCAGCTCCTcactgccctcttccacatcctTGAAGAATTACAGCCCTTTGCTAGTCAGTAAAAG AGGTCCAGCAGGTGGTGCAAAAGAAAGTTCAAGTGTTCCTGCAAGCCGTCGCACTGCTCCACCGACCAGCACCACCTCAACCCCCTGTAAGAAACTCCAAGAGAG cACTAAATCGAAGGAGACCATCACAAGTGTTGTAG GAACCCGCCGTGTGACTCACTGCAAAG ATCTATCTGAGCCACCCAGCAAAAAAGACTGGGCCTACTGA
- the LOC131345876 gene encoding echinoderm microtubule-associated protein-like 1 isoform X3 — MTEGTAAAAAAMADAHMEELVERSEVAEDEEAQLYHDGSLLAPEIDFIDEHSLAHSNMEVTDRLMYLEQRLQMQEDEVQLLKIALADVLKRLNISEAQTAAHTKRGPVKASRPVSLTLPPRTSSSTANSMKKCSSSSLPSSTSLKNYSPLLVSKRGPAGGAKESSSVPASRRTAPPTSTTSTPCKKLQESTKSKETITSVVGTRRVTHCKDGCM, encoded by the exons ATGACGGAaggcacagcagcagcagcagcggcgaTGGCAGACGCACACATGGAGGAACTGGTGGAGCGATCTGAAGtggctgaagatgaagaagctCAGCTGTACCATGATGGCTCTCTCTTAGCACCTGAAATAGACTTCATAG ATGAACACAGCTTGGCACACAGTAACATGGAGGTGACAGACAGGCTCATGTACCTAGAGCAGCGCCTCCAGATGCAGGAGGATGAGGTACAGCTGCTGAAGATAGCTCTGGCTGATGTGCTCAAAAGACTCAACATTTCAGAGGCACAAACCGCTGCTCACACCAAAAGAGGGCCTGTTAAAG CATCTAGGCCTGTGTCTTTGACACTGCCACCTAGAACAAGCAGCAGTACAGCCAACTCCATGAAGAAGTGCTCCAGCTCCTcactgccctcttccacatcctTGAAGAATTACAGCCCTTTGCTAGTCAGTAAAAG AGGTCCAGCAGGTGGTGCAAAAGAAAGTTCAAGTGTTCCTGCAAGCCGTCGCACTGCTCCACCGACCAGCACCACCTCAACCCCCTGTAAGAAACTCCAAGAGAG cACTAAATCGAAGGAGACCATCACAAGTGTTGTAG GAACCCGCCGTGTGACTCACTGCAAAG ACGGTTGCATGTGA